From a single Piliocolobus tephrosceles isolate RC106 chromosome 21, ASM277652v3, whole genome shotgun sequence genomic region:
- the ATCAY gene encoding caytaxin, producing MLGPCLLCPVSRYVISSLELLVAEDYMIVYLNGATPRRRMPGIGWLKKCYQMIDRRLRKNLKSLIIVHPSWFIRTVLAISRPFISVKFINKIQYVHSLEDLEQLIPMEHVQIPDCVLQYEEERLKARRESARPQPEFVMPRSEEKPEVAPVENRSAPVTEDEETSMS from the exons ATGTTGGGTCCCTGCCTTCTGTGCCCCGTGAGCAGGTACGTCATCAGCAGCTTAGAGCTCCTGGTGGCTGAGGACTACATGATCGTGTACCTGAACGGCGCCACGCCCCGGCGAAGGATGCCAGGGATCGGCTGGCTGAAGAAGTGCTACCAGATGATCGATCGGAG ATTGCGGAAAAACCTGAAGTCCTTGATCATCGTCCACCCCTCGTGGTTCATTCGGACTGTGCTGGCCATCTCTCGCCCTTTCATCAG CGTCAAGTTCATCAACAAGATCCAGTACGTGCACAGCTTGGAAGACCTGGAGCAACTCATCCCCATGGAACACGTCCAGATCCCAGACTGCGTCCTGCA atacGAAGAGGAAAGACTGAAGGCCAGGAGGGAGAG CGCGAGGCCCCAGCCGGAGTTTGTGATGCCCAGGTCTGAAGAGAAGCCAGAGGTGGCACCAGTGGAAAACAG GTCTGCTCCAGTCACAGAAGATGAAGAAACAAG